One Cedecea neteri DNA segment encodes these proteins:
- the mgrA gene encoding L-glyceraldehyde 3-phosphate reductase, which translates to MNYSAAPSRYSNNMQYRKTGKSGLALPLISLGLWQNFGGVDIFETGRAILRHAFDNGITHFDLANNYGPPAGSAEENFGRWMAKDFAPYRDELIISTKAGWDMWPGPYGGPTGTKKHLIASCEQSLKRMGLDYVDIFYSHRVDADTPLEETMGALVQLHRQGKALYVGISSYSPELTRQAAQILAEEKVPLFIHQPNYSMLNRTIENGLLDTLAEIGSGCIAFSPLAQGMLTSKYLNGVPQGARAAGEGSRVAGMLNTENLNKIRELNAVAESRGQTLAQMAIAWVLRDARVTSALIGARTVEQLADSLKALDNLAFSAQELAEIDRHATEGGVDLWRVSSQIK; encoded by the coding sequence ATGAATTACAGTGCTGCACCATCTCGTTACAGCAATAATATGCAATACCGTAAAACGGGAAAAAGTGGCCTGGCGTTACCGCTTATTTCGTTAGGGCTGTGGCAAAACTTCGGCGGGGTGGATATTTTTGAAACCGGCAGAGCCATTCTGCGTCATGCTTTTGATAACGGTATTACCCACTTCGATCTCGCCAACAACTATGGCCCGCCGGCGGGATCGGCGGAAGAGAACTTCGGGCGCTGGATGGCAAAAGACTTTGCTCCTTACCGTGACGAACTGATTATTTCCACCAAAGCCGGGTGGGATATGTGGCCAGGTCCTTACGGTGGCCCAACGGGCACAAAAAAACACCTGATTGCCAGCTGCGAGCAAAGCCTGAAGCGCATGGGACTGGATTATGTCGATATCTTCTATAGCCATCGCGTGGATGCCGATACACCGCTTGAGGAAACAATGGGGGCGTTGGTACAGCTGCATCGTCAGGGCAAAGCGCTTTACGTGGGAATATCTTCTTACTCCCCGGAGCTGACTCGTCAGGCGGCGCAAATTCTGGCTGAAGAGAAAGTCCCGCTGTTCATTCACCAGCCGAATTACTCCATGCTGAACCGGACTATTGAAAACGGGTTGCTGGATACGCTGGCAGAGATCGGCAGCGGCTGCATTGCTTTCTCCCCGCTGGCGCAGGGCATGCTGACGTCAAAATACCTGAACGGTGTGCCGCAGGGCGCGCGTGCTGCCGGAGAAGGCTCTCGGGTGGCTGGCATGTTAAATACGGAGAACCTCAATAAGATCCGCGAGCTGAATGCCGTGGCGGAAAGTCGTGGGCAAACGCTGGCACAAATGGCGATTGCCTGGGTTCTGCGTGATGCTCGTGTCACTTCTGCGTTGATTGGTGCACGTACCGTAGAGCAGCTTGCGGACTCGCTAAAAGCGCTGGATAACCTGGCGTTTAGTGCTCAGGAGCTGGCCGAGATTGACAGGCATGCCACCGAAGGCGGCGTGGACTTATGGCGTGTCTCTTCGCAAATTAAATGA
- a CDS encoding SDR family oxidoreductase: MTQDSVLVTGGTGFIAQHCIITLLAKGYEVRTTVRSADRKAEVLKNLKEGGCEPGDRLSFFVADLMADEGWAEAMAGCRYVMHGASPTPSGNHATDEDWIKPAVDGNLRVLRAASFAGVKRVVLTSAFGAVGVGHPASHRRPFDETDWSDVSGKVWPYQKSKTLAEKAAWDFVEKEGRGLELSAVNPVAVMGPVLGPDFSHSTRLVKNMLDGQKGNPNINSCFVDVRDVADLHWLAMTHPAANGERFLASSGHSLLMVEVAKILRKHLGEAASKVSTLALPDWMVRLAAHKNPGMKGSLTLLGVDMNVTNAKAVNLLGWAPRSPEEAIVATAESFIRLGLLEK, translated from the coding sequence ATGACACAAGATAGCGTATTGGTTACCGGCGGGACCGGATTTATTGCCCAGCATTGCATTATTACGCTGCTGGCAAAAGGCTATGAAGTTCGCACCACCGTACGTTCTGCTGACCGCAAAGCCGAAGTGCTCAAAAACCTGAAAGAGGGCGGCTGCGAGCCGGGCGATCGTCTCTCCTTTTTCGTTGCAGATTTAATGGCGGATGAAGGCTGGGCTGAAGCGATGGCCGGGTGCCGCTATGTGATGCATGGCGCATCGCCGACGCCTTCAGGCAACCACGCCACCGACGAAGACTGGATCAAACCTGCGGTAGACGGCAACCTGCGAGTGCTCCGCGCTGCGAGCTTTGCCGGGGTTAAGCGTGTCGTCCTCACCTCTGCCTTTGGGGCCGTTGGCGTCGGGCACCCGGCAAGCCATCGCCGCCCGTTTGATGAAACGGACTGGAGCGACGTGTCCGGCAAAGTGTGGCCCTATCAGAAATCGAAAACGCTGGCGGAAAAAGCCGCCTGGGACTTTGTGGAGAAAGAAGGGCGTGGCCTGGAGCTGTCGGCGGTGAACCCGGTGGCGGTAATGGGGCCGGTATTGGGGCCTGATTTTTCCCACTCCACGCGGCTGGTGAAAAACATGCTGGACGGGCAAAAGGGCAATCCGAACATCAACTCTTGCTTTGTGGACGTGCGCGATGTGGCCGACTTGCACTGGCTGGCGATGACGCACCCGGCAGCCAACGGCGAGCGCTTCCTTGCCAGTTCCGGCCACAGCCTGCTGATGGTTGAGGTGGCAAAAATCCTGCGTAAACATCTCGGCGAAGCCGCCAGCAAAGTTTCTACCCTCGCGCTGCCCGACTGGATGGTGCGCCTGGCGGCGCACAAAAATCCGGGTATGAAAGGGTCGCTGACTCTGCTGGGTGTGGACATGAATGTGACCAACGCGAAAGCGGTAAACCTGCTCGGCTGGGCGCCGCGCTCCCCGGAGGAGGCGATTGTCGCCACCGCCGAAAGCTTTATTCGCCTCGGCTTACTGGAAAAATAA
- a CDS encoding AraC family transcriptional regulator → MLDSPFYLRNSTEMHTDPFSEILKFADAESLVTGGFTAGGDWALHFPPPDKIKFFAIVKGSCWVMLEGHPEPIHFCTGDVGLLNARRAFIVASSPEIKPVDAMSVFKAGERNYAALGEGKEFEYMGGHVLLDPNRGQMLAQVLPQWIHIPAASPQAASFRWLLDQLIAERETAQPGTQLASAQLSQLLFIQILRAHLQTSSSLPAGLLRALGDARLAPALQLIHANPAQNWRLEDLAKACAMSRTTFAEYFRNVSGITPVAYLTQWRMRLAEKALREQADQIAMVAQSLGYTSESAFSNAFKRETGLSPKAWRNAARNTVS, encoded by the coding sequence ATGCTTGATAGTCCGTTCTACTTGCGCAATAGTACGGAAATGCATACCGACCCGTTTTCTGAAATCCTCAAATTTGCCGACGCCGAGTCGCTGGTTACCGGCGGCTTTACCGCGGGCGGCGACTGGGCGCTTCACTTCCCCCCGCCGGACAAAATCAAGTTCTTCGCCATCGTCAAAGGCAGCTGCTGGGTGATGCTCGAAGGCCATCCCGAACCGATCCATTTTTGCACCGGCGACGTCGGCCTGCTGAATGCCAGGCGGGCGTTTATTGTCGCCAGCTCACCGGAGATCAAGCCGGTCGATGCCATGAGCGTTTTTAAGGCCGGAGAGCGGAACTACGCCGCGCTGGGGGAAGGGAAAGAGTTTGAGTATATGGGCGGCCACGTCCTGCTGGATCCCAACCGCGGGCAGATGCTTGCTCAGGTGCTGCCGCAGTGGATTCACATCCCGGCCGCATCTCCGCAGGCGGCGTCTTTCCGCTGGCTGCTCGACCAGCTGATTGCCGAAAGAGAAACGGCCCAGCCCGGCACCCAGCTCGCCTCCGCGCAGCTTTCACAGCTGCTGTTTATTCAGATCCTGCGTGCCCATTTGCAAACCAGCAGTTCGCTTCCGGCAGGTTTGCTGCGCGCCCTGGGCGATGCCCGCCTTGCCCCGGCGCTGCAGCTTATCCACGCCAACCCGGCTCAGAACTGGCGCCTGGAAGATCTCGCCAAAGCCTGCGCCATGTCGCGCACCACATTTGCGGAGTATTTCCGTAACGTATCGGGCATTACGCCCGTGGCTTATCTTACCCAGTGGCGTATGCGGCTGGCGGAGAAAGCGCTGCGCGAGCAGGCAGACCAAATTGCCATGGTGGCCCAGTCCCTGGGCTACACCTCGGAAAGCGCCTTCAGCAACGCCTTTAAGCGTGAAACCGGGCTGTCGCCGAAAGCATGGCGTAACGCCGCTCGCAACACGGTAAGTTGA